One Burkholderia pyrrocinia DNA segment encodes these proteins:
- a CDS encoding carbon starvation CstA family protein: MNRASSTLLWIAVALLGAFSFGTIALAHGERVSALWIVIAAVCVYLIAYRFYSRFIASKVMQLDGLRMTPAVKYNDGLDYVPTNKYVLFGHHFAAIAGAGPLVGPVLAAQMGYTPGMLWILAGVVFAGAVQDFIVLFISTRRDGRSLGDLVKMELGTVPGVIALFGAFLIMVIILAVLALIVVKALTNSPWGTFTVAATIPIALFMGVYTRYIRPGRIGEVSIIGFVGLMAAIAFGQNVSASPALAAWFTFSGTQLTWILIGYGFVASVLPVWLLLAPRDYLSTFLKIGTILGLAIGILVVAPELKMPALTKFVDGTGPVWSGNLFPFLFITIACGAVSGFHALISSGTTPKLIDNETNARFIGYGAMLMESFVAIMALVAACVIEPGIYFAMNAPAAVLGSTPEAVANTVTQWGFVLTPDMLTQTAKAVGETTIIARAGGAPTLAVGMAHILHQVIGGEAMMAFWYHFAILFEALFILTAVDAGTRAGRFMLQDLLGTFHPALKRTESLPANLVATALCVAAWGYFLYQGVVDPLGGINTLWPLFGISNQMLAAIALVLGTVVLFKMKRERYAWVTIVPTAWLLICTLTAGWQKIFDANPKVSFLAHAAKLQAAVDEGKVLAPAKSIAQMKRIIFNDYIDAALAGLFIFVVISIAVYGVIAVLRARRESKPTVRETPYEAMPAAQALGSGR, from the coding sequence ATGAATCGGGCTTCCAGTACCCTGCTCTGGATCGCGGTCGCGCTGCTCGGCGCGTTCTCGTTCGGAACGATCGCACTCGCGCACGGCGAGCGCGTCAGTGCCCTCTGGATCGTGATCGCCGCTGTCTGCGTGTATCTGATCGCGTATCGCTTCTACAGCCGTTTCATCGCCAGCAAGGTCATGCAGCTCGACGGGCTGCGGATGACGCCGGCGGTCAAGTACAACGACGGCCTCGACTACGTGCCGACCAACAAGTACGTGCTGTTCGGCCATCACTTCGCCGCGATCGCCGGCGCGGGGCCGCTCGTCGGGCCCGTGCTCGCCGCGCAGATGGGCTACACGCCCGGCATGCTGTGGATCCTGGCCGGCGTCGTGTTCGCCGGCGCGGTGCAGGATTTCATCGTGCTGTTCATCTCGACGCGCCGCGACGGCCGCTCGCTCGGCGATCTCGTCAAGATGGAGCTCGGCACGGTGCCCGGCGTGATCGCGCTGTTCGGCGCGTTCCTGATCATGGTGATCATCCTCGCGGTGCTCGCGCTGATCGTCGTGAAGGCGCTGACCAATTCGCCGTGGGGCACGTTCACCGTCGCCGCGACGATTCCGATCGCGCTGTTCATGGGCGTCTATACGCGCTACATCCGTCCGGGCCGCATCGGCGAAGTGTCGATCATCGGCTTCGTCGGGTTGATGGCGGCGATCGCGTTCGGGCAGAACGTCAGCGCGTCGCCGGCGCTCGCCGCCTGGTTCACGTTCAGCGGCACGCAGCTCACGTGGATCCTGATCGGCTATGGCTTCGTCGCATCGGTGCTGCCGGTGTGGCTGCTGCTCGCGCCGCGCGACTACCTGTCGACGTTCCTGAAGATCGGCACGATCCTCGGTCTCGCGATCGGCATCCTGGTCGTCGCGCCGGAACTGAAGATGCCCGCGCTGACGAAGTTCGTCGACGGCACGGGCCCGGTGTGGTCGGGCAACCTGTTCCCGTTCCTGTTCATCACGATCGCGTGCGGCGCGGTGTCGGGCTTCCACGCGCTGATCTCGTCGGGCACGACGCCGAAGCTGATCGACAACGAAACCAACGCGCGCTTCATCGGCTACGGCGCGATGCTGATGGAATCGTTCGTCGCGATCATGGCGCTGGTCGCCGCGTGCGTGATCGAGCCGGGCATCTACTTCGCGATGAACGCGCCGGCCGCCGTGCTCGGCTCGACGCCGGAAGCCGTCGCGAACACGGTCACGCAGTGGGGCTTCGTGCTGACGCCCGACATGCTGACGCAGACCGCGAAGGCCGTCGGCGAAACGACGATCATCGCGCGCGCGGGCGGCGCGCCGACGCTGGCCGTCGGCATGGCGCACATCCTGCACCAGGTGATCGGCGGCGAAGCGATGATGGCGTTCTGGTATCACTTCGCAATCCTGTTCGAGGCGCTGTTCATCCTGACGGCCGTCGATGCGGGCACGCGCGCGGGCCGCTTCATGCTGCAGGATCTGCTCGGCACGTTCCACCCGGCGCTCAAGCGCACCGAGTCGCTGCCCGCGAACCTGGTCGCCACCGCGCTGTGCGTGGCCGCGTGGGGCTACTTCCTGTACCAGGGCGTGGTCGATCCGCTCGGCGGCATCAACACGCTGTGGCCGCTGTTCGGCATCTCGAACCAGATGCTCGCCGCGATCGCGCTGGTGCTCGGCACCGTCGTGCTGTTCAAGATGAAGCGCGAGCGCTATGCATGGGTGACGATCGTGCCGACGGCGTGGTTGCTGATCTGCACGCTGACGGCCGGCTGGCAGAAGATTTTCGATGCGAACCCGAAGGTCAGCTTCCTCGCGCACGCCGCGAAGCTGCAGGCCGCGGTGGACGAAGGCAAGGTGCTCGCGCCGGCCAAGTCGATCGCGCAGATGAAGCGGATCATCTTCAACGACTATATCGATGCGGCGCTGGCCGGGCTGTTCATCTTCGTCGTCATCAGCATCGCGGTGTACGGCGTGATTGCCGTGCTGCGCGCGCGCCGCGAGTCGAAGCCGACCGTGCGCGAGACGCCGTACGAAGCGATGCCGGCCGCGCAGGCGCTCGGCAGCGGACGTTAA
- a CDS encoding YbdD/YjiX family protein translates to MFSDLGSDLRSAGRYLGQALRLMVGLPDYDTYVAHMRETHPDREPMTYEEFFRERQNARYGSGAGKCC, encoded by the coding sequence ATGTTCAGCGATCTTGGCAGCGACCTGCGCAGCGCAGGGCGTTACCTCGGGCAGGCGTTGCGGCTGATGGTCGGCCTGCCCGACTACGACACCTACGTCGCGCACATGCGCGAGACCCATCCGGACCGCGAGCCGATGACGTACGAGGAATTTTTCCGCGAACGTCAGAATGCGCGGTACGGGTCGGGAGCAGGGAAGTGTTGCTGA
- the trhA gene encoding PAQR family membrane homeostasis protein TrhA, with protein MHVGERFNSISHLVGAVLSVAGLVALVTMGALEGDPYKVVSFSVYGAMLILLYAISTLYHSVRNPRLKAILQKCDHSAIYLLIAGSYTPFTLVTLRGPWGWSLFGVSWGLAALGIVQELTLGRRTRMLSMILYVLMGWLALVAVRPLIHALPPVGTAWLVAGGVIYSVGIYFFINDERIRHGHGIWHLFVLAGSLCQFVSVAMYVA; from the coding sequence GTGCATGTCGGTGAGCGTTTCAACAGCATTTCCCATCTCGTCGGCGCGGTGCTGTCGGTGGCAGGCCTCGTGGCGCTCGTGACGATGGGCGCGCTCGAAGGCGACCCGTACAAGGTGGTGAGCTTCAGCGTGTACGGCGCGATGCTGATCCTGCTCTACGCGATCTCGACGCTGTACCACAGCGTGCGCAACCCGCGCCTGAAAGCGATCCTGCAGAAATGCGACCATTCGGCGATCTACCTGCTGATCGCCGGCAGCTACACGCCGTTCACGCTGGTCACGTTGCGCGGCCCGTGGGGCTGGTCGCTGTTCGGCGTGAGCTGGGGGCTTGCCGCGCTGGGCATCGTGCAGGAACTGACGCTCGGGCGGCGCACGCGCATGCTGTCGATGATCCTGTACGTGCTGATGGGCTGGCTCGCGCTCGTCGCGGTGCGTCCGCTGATCCATGCGCTGCCGCCGGTGGGCACTGCGTGGCTCGTCGCCGGTGGCGTCATCTACAGCGTGGGCATCTACTTCTTCATCAACGACGAACGCATCCGCCACGGACACGGCATCTGGCACCTCTTCGTGCTGGCCGGCAGCCTGTGCCAGTTCGTCAGTGTCGCGATGTATGTCGCGTGA
- a CDS encoding nuclear transport factor 2 family protein, which yields MTHADADARRIHESWHAAVVARDLDALISLYADDAILETPLIVVTLPDHGSGVLHGKAAIGEFFAAGLRNPGNKLGRWYRTGLFFSNGRQLTWEYPRATPEGDQVDLVEVMDLRDGLIVHHRVYWGWVGFMALHGTAAAAGRG from the coding sequence ATGACACACGCCGACGCCGATGCCCGGCGCATCCATGAAAGCTGGCACGCCGCCGTTGTCGCTCGCGACCTCGATGCGCTGATATCGCTGTACGCGGACGACGCGATACTCGAAACGCCGCTGATCGTCGTCACGCTGCCCGACCACGGCTCCGGCGTGCTGCACGGCAAGGCCGCGATCGGCGAATTCTTCGCGGCCGGCCTGCGCAATCCGGGCAACAAGCTCGGACGCTGGTACCGAACCGGGCTGTTCTTCTCGAACGGCCGCCAGCTCACGTGGGAATATCCGCGCGCCACGCCGGAAGGCGACCAGGTCGATCTCGTCGAGGTGATGGATCTCCGCGACGGGTTGATCGTTCATCATCGCGTTTACTGGGGATGGGTCGGGTTCATGGCACTGCACGGCACAGCAGCGGCGGCCGGGCGCGGATAA
- a CDS encoding DOPA 4,5-dioxygenase family protein, giving the protein MAALDTTAIDSWHAHVYFDAASRDAAWAFRHVVDERFGAVIELGRFHERLVGPHPAWSYQIAFDAARFDDIVPWLVLNHGALDIFLHPNTNDELRDHRDCAVWIGKSYVLNLDALAG; this is encoded by the coding sequence ATGGCTGCCCTCGACACCACCGCCATCGACAGTTGGCACGCGCACGTCTATTTCGATGCGGCCAGCCGCGACGCGGCCTGGGCGTTTCGCCACGTCGTCGACGAACGGTTCGGCGCGGTCATCGAACTCGGCCGCTTTCACGAACGCCTTGTCGGCCCGCATCCGGCATGGTCGTACCAGATCGCGTTCGACGCCGCGCGATTCGACGACATCGTGCCGTGGCTCGTGCTGAACCACGGCGCGCTCGATATCTTCCTGCATCCGAATACGAACGACGAACTGCGCGACCATCGCGATTGCGCGGTGTGGATCGGGAAGTCGTATGTGCTGAATCTCGACGCGCTGGCGGGATAA
- the hpnH gene encoding adenosyl-hopene transferase HpnH produces the protein MSIPLLQQVRVGAYIVRQHLSGNKRYPLALMLEPLFRCNLACNGCGKIDYPDPILNQRLSVEECLQAVDECGAPVVSIAGGEPLLHKEMPEIVKGIMKRKKFVYLCTNALLMEKKMDDYEPSPYFVWSVHLDGDQQAHDHSVSQEGVYDKAVAAIKEAKRRGFRVNINCTLFNDAVPERVAKFFDTLGPIGVDGITVSPGYAYERAPDQQHFLNRDKTKNLFREILKRGEGGKRWSFSQSSLFLDFLAGNQTYKCTPWGNPARTVFGWQKPCYLVGEGYVKTFKELMETTEWDNYGVGNYEKCADCMVHCGFEATAVMDTIAHPLKALRVSTKGIKTDGPFAPDISIAKQRPAEYVFSRHVEIKLEEIQRAGKGKLQKPAKPATAA, from the coding sequence TTGTCTATTCCGCTGCTCCAGCAAGTCCGTGTCGGCGCGTACATCGTGCGCCAGCACCTGTCCGGCAACAAACGCTATCCGCTCGCGCTGATGCTCGAGCCGCTGTTCCGCTGCAACCTCGCGTGCAACGGCTGCGGCAAGATCGATTATCCGGATCCGATCCTGAACCAGCGCCTGTCCGTCGAGGAATGCCTGCAGGCCGTCGACGAGTGCGGCGCGCCCGTCGTGTCGATCGCCGGCGGCGAACCGCTGCTCCACAAGGAGATGCCGGAAATCGTCAAGGGCATCATGAAGCGCAAGAAATTCGTGTACCTGTGCACGAACGCGCTGCTGATGGAAAAGAAGATGGACGACTACGAGCCGAGCCCGTATTTCGTCTGGTCGGTCCACCTCGACGGCGACCAGCAGGCGCACGATCACTCGGTGTCGCAGGAAGGCGTGTACGACAAGGCCGTCGCGGCGATCAAGGAAGCGAAGCGCCGCGGCTTCCGCGTGAACATCAACTGCACGCTGTTCAACGATGCGGTGCCCGAGCGCGTCGCGAAGTTCTTCGACACGCTGGGGCCGATCGGCGTCGACGGCATCACGGTGTCGCCGGGCTACGCGTACGAGCGCGCGCCGGATCAGCAGCACTTCCTGAACCGCGACAAGACGAAGAACCTGTTCCGCGAAATCCTGAAGCGCGGCGAAGGCGGCAAGCGCTGGTCGTTCAGCCAGTCGTCGCTGTTCCTCGACTTCCTGGCCGGCAACCAGACGTACAAGTGCACGCCGTGGGGCAACCCGGCGCGTACGGTGTTCGGCTGGCAGAAGCCGTGCTACCTGGTCGGCGAAGGTTACGTGAAGACCTTCAAGGAACTGATGGAAACGACCGAGTGGGACAACTACGGCGTCGGCAACTACGAGAAGTGCGCGGACTGCATGGTCCACTGCGGCTTCGAGGCCACCGCCGTGATGGACACGATCGCGCACCCGCTGAAGGCGCTGCGCGTGAGCACGAAGGGCATCAAGACCGACGGCCCGTTCGCACCGGACATCTCGATCGCGAAGCAGCGTCCGGCCGAGTACGTGTTCTCGCGCCACGTCGAGATCAAGCTCGAGGAAATCCAGCGCGCCGGCAAGGGCAAGCTGCAGAAGCCGGCGAAGCCGGCAACGGCCGCTTAA
- the ispH gene encoding 4-hydroxy-3-methylbut-2-enyl diphosphate reductase, producing MRVILAQPRGFCAGVVRAIEIVDRALQQHGAPVYVRHEIVHNRHVVENLRNKGARFVEELDEVPHGAVAIFSAHGVAQTVERDAQTRGLDVLDATCPLVTKVHVQGRQYAAAGRRLILIGHAGHPEVEGTIGQIPAEVILVQSEAEVATLTLPVDTPVAYITQTTLSVDDTRGIIEALQRRFTDLVGPDTRDICYATQNRQAAVRELSEQVEVLLVVGATNSSNSNRLREIGTESGVPSYLVADGSEVKAEWFTGVQTVGLTAGASAPEEMVEDVIGALRALGPVDVATMAGREEKVEFKLPAKLTQAVAREV from the coding sequence ATGCGAGTCATCCTTGCCCAGCCCCGCGGCTTTTGTGCGGGGGTTGTCCGTGCGATCGAGATCGTCGATCGCGCGCTGCAACAGCACGGCGCGCCGGTCTATGTGCGTCATGAGATCGTTCATAACCGGCATGTCGTCGAAAATCTGCGTAATAAAGGGGCACGATTCGTTGAGGAACTCGACGAGGTGCCGCACGGCGCTGTCGCGATCTTCAGCGCGCACGGTGTCGCCCAGACGGTCGAGCGCGATGCTCAAACGCGCGGGCTCGACGTGCTCGACGCGACCTGTCCGCTGGTCACGAAGGTGCACGTGCAGGGCCGCCAGTATGCCGCGGCGGGCCGCCGGCTGATCCTGATCGGCCATGCGGGCCACCCGGAAGTCGAGGGTACGATCGGCCAGATTCCGGCCGAGGTGATCCTCGTGCAGAGCGAAGCCGAAGTCGCTACGCTGACGCTGCCCGTCGATACGCCGGTCGCGTACATCACGCAGACGACGCTGTCGGTCGACGACACGCGCGGCATCATCGAAGCGCTGCAGCGCCGGTTCACCGACCTCGTCGGCCCGGACACGCGTGACATCTGCTACGCGACGCAGAATCGCCAGGCCGCCGTGCGCGAGCTGAGCGAACAGGTTGAAGTGCTGCTCGTCGTCGGCGCGACGAACAGCTCGAACTCGAACCGCCTGCGCGAGATCGGCACCGAAAGCGGTGTGCCGAGCTATCTCGTCGCCGACGGCTCGGAAGTGAAAGCCGAATGGTTCACGGGCGTGCAGACGGTCGGCCTGACCGCCGGTGCGTCGGCGCCCGAAGAGATGGTCGAGGATGTAATCGGCGCGCTGCGCGCGCTGGGGCCCGTCGATGTCGCGACGATGGCGGGCCGTGAGGAAAAAGTCGAATTCAAGCTGCCGGCGAAGCTCACGCAAGCTGTCGCCCGCGAAGTTTAA
- a CDS encoding glycosyltransferase, whose amino-acid sequence MMLAIAFLVSGLSLVIWIVLLVARGGFWRAVPARPLPPEARGAAAEAGWPAVVAVVPARNEADVIARAATSLLEQDYPGDFHLIIVDDHSDDGTADAARAAALAINRADRLTVLAAKPLPAGWSGKVWAQSQGIAAVQTLGLPADYLLLTDADIGHPPDAVAQLVTRAQAESRDLVSLMVRLRCDSFWEKALIPAFVFFFAKLYPFSWINNPRNRTAGAAGGCMLVKRTALEEAGGIESIRGALIDDCSLAAQIKHRGSGRHPIRLDLADRSVSLRPYDSWREIWNMIARTAFTQLHYSPLLLAGTLLGMAIIYLVPPVAALAYGARAWPAWLAWASMCAAYAPMLRYYRRSPLWAPALPLVALFYVGATFASAWRYWRGKGGQWKARVQAPVDR is encoded by the coding sequence ATGATGCTGGCGATCGCTTTCCTGGTGTCCGGCCTGTCGCTGGTGATCTGGATCGTGCTGCTCGTCGCGCGCGGCGGCTTCTGGCGGGCGGTGCCCGCGCGGCCGCTGCCGCCCGAGGCGCGCGGTGCGGCGGCCGAAGCCGGGTGGCCGGCCGTCGTCGCGGTCGTGCCGGCGCGCAACGAGGCCGACGTGATCGCCCGCGCGGCGACTTCGCTGCTCGAGCAGGATTATCCGGGCGACTTTCATCTGATCATTGTCGACGACCACAGCGACGACGGCACCGCCGACGCGGCCCGCGCGGCGGCGCTCGCGATCAACCGCGCCGACCGGCTGACGGTGCTGGCCGCGAAGCCGCTGCCGGCCGGCTGGTCGGGCAAGGTATGGGCGCAGTCGCAGGGGATCGCCGCGGTGCAGACGCTCGGCCTGCCGGCCGACTACCTGCTGCTGACGGATGCCGACATCGGCCATCCGCCCGACGCCGTCGCGCAGCTCGTCACGCGCGCGCAGGCCGAGAGCCGCGATCTCGTGTCGCTGATGGTGCGGCTGCGCTGCGATTCGTTCTGGGAAAAGGCGCTGATCCCCGCGTTCGTGTTCTTCTTCGCGAAGCTCTACCCGTTCTCGTGGATCAACAACCCGCGCAACCGGACGGCCGGCGCCGCGGGCGGCTGCATGCTCGTGAAGCGCACGGCGCTCGAGGAAGCGGGCGGCATCGAGTCGATCCGCGGCGCGCTGATCGACGACTGCAGCCTCGCCGCGCAGATCAAGCATCGCGGCAGCGGCCGCCATCCGATCCGCCTCGACCTGGCCGACCGCAGCGTGTCGCTGCGCCCGTACGACAGCTGGCGCGAGATCTGGAACATGATCGCGCGCACCGCGTTCACGCAACTGCACTATTCGCCGCTGCTGCTGGCCGGCACGCTGCTCGGGATGGCGATCATCTACCTCGTGCCGCCCGTCGCGGCGCTCGCCTACGGCGCGCGCGCGTGGCCGGCGTGGCTCGCGTGGGCGTCGATGTGCGCCGCGTATGCGCCGATGTTGCGCTACTACCGGCGCTCGCCGCTGTGGGCGCCCGCGCTGCCGCTCGTCGCGCTGTTCTATGTGGGCGCGACGTTCGCGTCCGCGTGGCGCTACTGGCGCGGCAAGGGCGGCCAGTGGAAGGCGCGCGTGCAGGCGCCGGTGGATCGCTGA
- a CDS encoding phage tail protein: protein MNLNDQIDSLNAGVDQLLHDHHAAQQAARSAEAFARAAAAQAQAAAQRHADAETAAQAAAQRHTAAAAEAEAAQQRHAEATATAEAAAHRHTDAAAQAEAAVQRHAEATALTEALAQRHADAEAASQRHAAAIAEAEAAAQRHYAAATEADAAAQRHATATAEAEAAAKRHAQAIAEADAATQRHTAAIAEAEALAQRHTEAIAETQAAAQRHADATAEAEAVTQRHAAAIAQAEAAAQRHADATAQAEAVTQRHTEAIAQAEAAAQHHAKAIADAEALVEAVVKEAATNAMAATAVAAEVVEPAPADTPAAEPAVNAAAPAAADVADVADAAADAGTAIVATAQAEAATETEAAANPADKSTLHVSRPTQNELTLTVNGESITLHPEQLGQLIEELAHARASMQPEPPPGIPAGWRFVTTKNPMMAVQKQSNGDRLLVARHTGYGWVPFTFSPDVVVQMYMMLTQR, encoded by the coding sequence ATGAACCTGAACGATCAGATCGATTCGCTCAACGCGGGCGTCGATCAGCTCCTCCACGATCACCACGCCGCGCAGCAGGCGGCCCGCAGCGCGGAAGCCTTCGCGCGCGCCGCAGCAGCGCAAGCCCAGGCCGCCGCGCAACGTCACGCCGACGCGGAAACCGCAGCGCAGGCCGCCGCGCAACGCCACACGGCGGCAGCCGCCGAGGCCGAAGCCGCGCAGCAGCGCCACGCCGAAGCGACCGCCACCGCCGAAGCCGCCGCCCACCGTCATACGGATGCCGCCGCGCAAGCCGAAGCCGCCGTGCAGCGCCACGCGGAAGCCACCGCACTGACCGAAGCGCTCGCGCAACGTCACGCGGATGCCGAAGCCGCATCGCAACGTCACGCAGCCGCGATCGCCGAAGCGGAGGCCGCCGCGCAACGCCATTACGCCGCCGCGACCGAAGCCGATGCGGCCGCGCAGCGCCATGCGACCGCGACCGCCGAAGCCGAGGCCGCCGCGAAACGTCACGCGCAAGCGATCGCCGAGGCCGACGCGGCCACGCAGCGTCACACGGCCGCGATCGCCGAGGCCGAAGCGCTCGCGCAGCGTCACACGGAAGCGATCGCCGAAACGCAGGCCGCCGCGCAGCGTCATGCCGACGCCACCGCCGAGGCGGAAGCCGTCACGCAGCGTCACGCCGCGGCGATCGCGCAGGCCGAAGCCGCCGCGCAACGCCACGCCGACGCCACCGCGCAGGCCGAAGCCGTCACGCAGCGCCATACCGAAGCGATCGCGCAGGCCGAGGCCGCCGCGCAGCACCACGCGAAGGCCATCGCCGACGCCGAAGCGCTGGTCGAGGCCGTCGTCAAGGAAGCCGCGACGAACGCAATGGCCGCCACGGCCGTTGCCGCCGAAGTCGTCGAACCGGCACCGGCGGACACGCCGGCGGCGGAACCGGCTGTGAACGCAGCCGCGCCGGCTGCGGCCGATGTAGCCGATGTAGCCGATGCGGCGGCCGACGCCGGAACCGCGATCGTCGCGACGGCGCAAGCCGAAGCCGCGACCGAAACCGAAGCCGCCGCCAACCCGGCCGACAAATCGACGCTGCACGTGTCGCGTCCGACGCAGAACGAACTCACGCTGACCGTCAACGGCGAATCGATCACGCTGCATCCGGAGCAACTGGGTCAGTTGATCGAGGAACTCGCGCATGCGCGCGCGTCGATGCAGCCGGAGCCGCCGCCCGGCATCCCGGCCGGCTGGCGTTTCGTGACGACGAAGAACCCGATGATGGCCGTGCAGAAGCAGTCGAACGGCGACCGCCTGCTGGTCGCCCGCCACACGGGCTACGGCTGGGTGCCGTTCACGTTCTCGCCGGACGTCGTGGTCCAGATGTACATGATGCTGACCCAGCGGTAG
- the hpnA gene encoding hopanoid-associated sugar epimerase yields the protein MTDTSRDLVLVTGASGFVGSAVARIAQQKGFAVRVLVRPTSPRTNVADLDAEIVTGDMRDEASMRAALRGVRYLLHVAADYRLWAPDPDEIERANLEGTVATMRAARAEGVERIVYTSSVATLKVTSAGDPSDENRPLTPEQAIGVYKRSKVLAERAVERMIADEGLPAVIVNPSTPIGPRDVKPTPTGRIIVEAALGKIPAFVDTGLNLVHVDDVAHGHFLALERGRIGERYILGGENLPLQQMLADIAQMTGRKAPTIALPRWPLYPLAVGAEAVAKFTKKEPFVTVDGLRMSKNKMYFTSAKAERELGYRARPYREGLRDALDWFGSAGYLK from the coding sequence ATGACTGATACCTCCCGCGATCTCGTTCTCGTCACCGGCGCGTCCGGTTTCGTCGGCTCGGCCGTCGCACGCATCGCGCAACAGAAGGGCTTTGCGGTGCGCGTGCTCGTGCGCCCGACCAGCCCGCGCACGAACGTCGCGGATCTCGACGCCGAGATCGTCACCGGCGACATGCGCGACGAGGCGTCGATGCGCGCCGCGCTGCGCGGCGTGCGCTACCTGCTGCACGTGGCGGCCGACTACCGGCTGTGGGCGCCCGATCCCGACGAGATCGAACGCGCGAACCTCGAAGGCACGGTCGCGACGATGCGCGCGGCACGCGCCGAAGGCGTCGAGCGGATCGTCTACACGAGCAGCGTCGCGACGCTGAAGGTCACGAGCGCGGGCGACCCGTCCGACGAAAACCGGCCGCTCACGCCCGAGCAGGCGATCGGCGTCTACAAGCGCAGCAAGGTGCTCGCGGAACGTGCGGTCGAGCGGATGATCGCCGACGAAGGGCTGCCGGCCGTGATCGTCAACCCGTCGACGCCGATCGGCCCGCGCGACGTGAAGCCGACGCCGACCGGCCGCATCATCGTCGAGGCCGCGCTCGGCAAGATTCCCGCGTTCGTCGACACGGGGCTGAACCTCGTGCACGTCGACGACGTCGCGCACGGCCACTTCCTCGCGCTCGAGCGCGGCCGGATCGGCGAGCGCTACATCCTCGGCGGCGAGAACCTGCCGCTGCAGCAGATGCTGGCCGACATCGCGCAGATGACGGGCCGCAAGGCGCCGACCATCGCGCTGCCGCGCTGGCCGCTGTACCCGCTCGCGGTCGGCGCCGAAGCGGTCGCGAAGTTCACGAAGAAGGAGCCGTTCGTCACCGTCGACGGGCTGCGGATGTCGAAGAACAAGATGTATTTCACGTCCGCGAAGGCCGAGCGCGAGCTCGGCTACCGCGCGCGCCCGTACCGCGAAGGGCTGCGCGATGCGCTCGACTGGTTCGGCTCGGCGGGGTACCTGAAGTAA
- a CDS encoding acylphosphatase: MSRNELDERIETYYVRVRGVVQGVGFRHATVREAHALKLRGWVANLEDGSVEAMIQGPGAQIDRMLAWLRHGPPAAHVTEVTFEERRTERRFERFQQQ; the protein is encoded by the coding sequence ATGAGCCGCAATGAACTGGACGAACGGATCGAGACCTACTACGTGCGGGTGCGCGGCGTCGTGCAGGGCGTCGGCTTCCGTCATGCGACGGTGCGCGAAGCGCATGCGCTGAAGCTGCGCGGCTGGGTCGCGAATCTCGAGGACGGCAGCGTCGAGGCGATGATCCAGGGCCCCGGCGCGCAGATCGACCGGATGCTCGCGTGGCTGCGCCACGGGCCGCCGGCCGCGCACGTGACCGAGGTGACGTTCGAGGAACGTCGGACCGAAAGGCGCTTCGAGCGTTTCCAGCAGCAGTAA
- the rarD gene encoding EamA family transporter RarD: MTGYPEAGRGLMLSVMASTLFALMSAYAKLLAPLTGLDIFAWRVLWTAPGALALIALRGRWPALVALAQRGVRDWRLLIALPASAALLGVQLWLFLWAPLHGRMLEVSLGYFLLPLTMVLVGRFYYHERLDPLQWAAVACAALGVAHEVWTTRAFAWPTLVVALGYPPYFVLRRRINADSLAAFAVEIALLCPIAFAMVATSATRVASHPVLWAVLLPGLGVLSTLALASYLKASRMLPMALFGILGYVEPVLLVAVSLLLLGETLSVAKLATYGPIWVAVALTAWHSAMLMRRLPARG, from the coding sequence ATGACGGGGTATCCGGAAGCCGGGCGCGGGCTCATGCTGTCGGTGATGGCATCGACGCTGTTCGCGCTGATGTCGGCTTACGCGAAACTGCTCGCGCCGCTCACGGGGCTCGACATCTTCGCGTGGCGCGTATTGTGGACCGCGCCGGGCGCGCTCGCGCTGATCGCGCTGCGCGGCCGCTGGCCCGCGCTCGTCGCGCTCGCGCAGCGCGGCGTGCGCGACTGGCGTTTGCTGATCGCGCTGCCCGCGAGCGCGGCGCTGCTCGGCGTGCAGTTGTGGCTGTTCCTGTGGGCGCCGCTGCACGGCCGGATGCTCGAGGTGTCGCTCGGCTATTTCCTGCTGCCGCTGACGATGGTGCTCGTCGGCCGCTTCTACTATCACGAACGCCTCGATCCGCTGCAGTGGGCGGCGGTCGCGTGCGCCGCGCTCGGCGTCGCGCACGAAGTGTGGACGACGCGCGCGTTCGCGTGGCCGACGCTCGTCGTCGCGCTCGGCTATCCGCCGTATTTCGTGCTGCGCCGGCGGATCAACGCCGATTCGCTGGCCGCGTTCGCGGTCGAGATCGCGCTGCTGTGCCCGATCGCGTTCGCGATGGTCGCGACGAGCGCGACGCGTGTCGCGAGCCATCCGGTGCTGTGGGCCGTGCTGCTGCCGGGGCTCGGCGTACTCAGCACGCTCGCGCTCGCAAGCTACCTGAAGGCGAGCCGGATGCTGCCGATGGCGCTGTTCGGGATTCTCGGCTATGTCGAGCCCGTGCTGCTCGTCGCGGTGTCGCTGCTGCTGCTCGGCGAAACGCTGAGCGTCGCGAAGCTCGCGACGTACGGGCCGATCTGGGTCGCCGTCGCGCTGACCGCGTGGCACAGCGCCATGCTGATGCGGCGATTGCCCGCACGCGGATAA